In Poecile atricapillus isolate bPoeAtr1 chromosome 1, bPoeAtr1.hap1, whole genome shotgun sequence, the sequence TTGGatttaatattttgttatgattaaaaattacattatttcagttttatatcTTTGTCTAATGTGGTAGCTCTGACAGGTACTGTCTTTCTGATTTGATAATTAGGTTGTGTTGTTACAGTGTAAGGAAAAAAGGATTGAGGTCAAAAGAGACACATCTTCTACTTAAGTAAGTGAGGAAAAGATGATTGATAAGGAAAATTGAGCAATACAGAAACATAatatccatttaaaaatattttaatgtcaaagtgcaaaattttcagaaaacattcCAGGTGgcaaggatttttatttttgaaatggtTTTTAGTGTTGGGTAAAGGGAAATCACTAAAAGTGTGAAATACACCATTCAAGATGTAGTAGGCATTTGAGTGCAGCATGCTGGCAGGCAATACCTcatcttttttcctccaaaatccaTCTTTGATATCACAGTAATCATACAATTAGAAAAACAATAATTCAAAGTGATGCACTGTTTCactttggttgttttttgggcCAAATTAATGACCTAAATTGGTAATATGTTGAAACACTTTCAAGTCATGAAACAtgggagatttttttaatataggaAGACTATTGCTTCTTCTGGGTCATGGGGGGAAGAAGCAGAGCTGGTAGAGGGTGAATGAGGAATTAACACTAGAGAAAGACTTCTCTGAGTCTTCACCCAAGGTGGGTCAAATCCTGACACTTGTTTTTGTAGAAATaccttgttttaaaacattctACCATATATGTGTCTAAAACAAGGTTTAGCACAGTGGAAGGCATTCTCCCTTTCCTGTGTGCTTCTAAGGCATGAATGCAAGGAGCTGACACTAGAGAAATGCACCTCTTCAATCTTTCATATCTACTTTTATCCAAAGATGGTGCTTCAACCTCTAACTTGTTTTGTTGCCCATTAAAGTGAAAAGAGCTCACACAAGGGACACTTTTGAAGACTAAGGGAGGCTGCAGGGTTTGCTGGGCTGAACAATACATACTCTAAACaacagttgtttttttcctttactaaATTCTCCCATCTCACCCCACTGCAATTCTTAGGTGTTAGCTTAGACTATTAAATTCCTGAGGATTAACCTGGAGAAtcttgaacaaaaaaaattaagagctgATTGATGGATTCTTCTGCGAGCTTTTATGCTGCCACTCCCTTTGTGCTCTGTTCCTCCTGAGGTACTCCTTCCTGTTCAGTACAGTCATCCTTTTCACCCCGAGGCTCAGGCAGCCTGCAGAAACAGTGATGGTCAAATACCAGAAATGGTTTGCCCCATGCATATGAAATAGCAATTCAGAGAGAGAGGCCACAATGCTTAAATAAGAGCAGTGAAgttgatttaatttttcctaCACTCGATTATAGAAAAACTGGAATGCATTAATgaacaaggaaaatatttttagtcaCAGACAAAAGAGTTGTACTGCACTGTTTTTATTACCTGTGAACATCAGATTCTTCTTCCAGCAAGTCAGTGgcatctttcccttttttccttacAAATTCTTCGCTTAGGCCAACCTGCTGGAGGGTGCGTCTGTAGCGACGCTCTGCTCCTTGACGAGCATCTTGCTGTGAAATCGAAACTTAGTAAATACACAGAACTGGGGATTCCCCTTAGCAGTCAACTTGTTTTGAAGTGCACATCTGACGCTCCTAATGGGGACAAGAGGATAACACAACCTCCTGTCCAAAACGTTTGTAATCCACACAGTACAATAGGACAATGTCTAACATCTCTCAAAGCCAGAGCTcacatttttctgcttcagttctttttttacttccttCTTCTGTTCTCCTCCTACCACATTCCAGTCTTACCAGACTGGTATACTTGTGTCTGAGTCCTAACTCTGACACTCAAAAACATGTGCAAAAACAGAGTTGTGTGAAATCGTATAAGCACATTTGCTTGTAAGTTGTAAGAACTAACAACAGTGAAGTTAATAAATGGGAGAGTGCCTGTGAAATAGCTTCATATCAGCtgaatttaaaaacaagcaTCTTGGGTCCTATATCCTCACTGCCTCCAAATGAACCTTGCAAATCAATGTAGTCTGAGATGAGGGTTTTCCAGAGGGACTGGCCAGTCCTTGAAGATTAAGGTGTTCTATAAGGAAGGATAGAAACCTAGTATCAACATGAGTGAACACTATTGCTAAAGGTGAATCCTTATCCAACTGGTACATGGAAATATTACCAGTATTTACCATAAATGTGTGTTCTCTGCCTCCATTATCAGAACAGAAAGCCTGATCCAGGAGGGTACTTTCTGTTGAGAAATTTTAAATCACCATATTGCCATGTATTGTCACTGTCTCTAACCAGCTGTAGTTCCTGCAAAGACTtgaactgaaagagaaaaccCAGGGAAAAACAGTACAGATTGTATCTACACTTCAGGTGCAGTAAAGATTTGCAGCTGGATACTGTGTGATGGGTGAGATGTGCTGAATGCAGCCCCAGATTGCAAAGCCTACAGGTGATAAAAGCAACACAACCATCATTGATGTCCTGCTATAGCAGTAGAGATACAAAGGAAAAGTGCTTAACTGGAGAGGGTTTTAAGAAAAAGTTTTGCATCTCCAGACTGTAGTCTATGGTATTCAAGTGCAGAATAGGTATTTATTTAACTTCTGGTGTGATAAGGCCTTGATTTTGATCAGATTATATACTGTGATTGCAGTACATACTAGGAACTGGCAAGTTTCTAGAAATAAGTCTGAATGTTTTTTTCAAGTGGTAGGAAGGAATTTAAATTATACTTTGGTGAATTTTCCATGTATTATTTTGAGACTAGATTTCTTAATGCCTGTCTTAAATGAAAGACAGTTTATCCCGTTGCCCAGAAACATTCTGGGACTTTGACCAGTTACCTTGGTGACCTGTTCGAAGAGGAATGGTCTATTCTTGACTCGCAGCTGCATTTCTTCCAGCTCCTTTCTGTATTCTTTTGTTCTGTCTTGTATATTTTgcctgaaatggaaaaattgcCTGTCTACTATAGGTTCCCTCTGACTGTACCTGATCAGGAATAATTAATTCTCAGTAAGTGTTTCATTCTTTAAATTGCTTTGGTACTTCTCTTGATTCtgaatgctgggaaaaaaacccctattgCTCACAAGTAAAGGACTGATTAGCAAAGCTCTTCTAGACTGCAAGCAAGCAAACAGTGTTCACATGTTTAGAAAACCTTGTCTCTTACGTCTTCTTTACCAACTTACACATTACAGTTGACTGGCTTGTACAAATTAATTTGTACAAATGTTAATCTAAAGGAAATGGTTCTGTATGGAAGGAGAAGTATGGAATTGTCAAGATATCCAAATGAATGTGTAATGGATACAACAGCCAAAAAAGGTTAGGCTATTTTTAGACTCAATCTGTCCTAAAGAATTATCTGATGATCCTCAGTAGAGCAAACAGTTACTTTTGTGCAGAGTAGGATACTGACCTGTTCTGTTTTGACTTCTCCTTTTGTGTTTCCTCCAGACTTTTATGAGGATCGAGGGCTTTTGCTCGGCTGTTCACAGACTTTTGCATAGCTTGACATTTCATTTTGTGTTTCTCCAGCCAATAAATTCCTTCTTTGTCCCCTTCCTTTTTGTTATCTTGGGCATATctatatagaaaaaaaagttactgaTGAGTCCATGTGGACTGCCAGACCACATGCTAGCTGGGAGTTTCACTTTTGTCGTCCtctaaggagaaaaaacaagatTTCAGCCATACAAGTGTGCAGTTTCCAAAGCAACTGGGAGACAGAGCAAGACTTAGCCAAGAAAGAAGACAGGGAAACATTTAGGAAATGTATTGTTGATGTAGTTGATGTGATGAGAGAAAACACTGGTGGTTTTTCCTTCATATTGGTCAGCAGTTGTACAGTCTTGTAGACAAACTTTTCTACCTACCTAATAGCTGATTCCCTCTTTCTAGTTGCATCTGTAATATGCACAGGAAGGGTGttggaagagagagaggaaagtcCAGGCAGAGAGTGACTTTTTTGCACTGAAAGCTTCTGAGAATCCTGAAAGAAATGAAACTTCATTCAGTGTATTTGTTCACAGACGGTTGCTAATACAGAATCTCCTCTTGTTATTTGCCTACCAAAGAGAACAGCTGGGGTATGAGAATGCACTCATTCTTCTCTCTTCCATCAGCAGAGATTTACATGTGGATGGGCTGAGGGACAAGGGGAAGGAGACATGATTAGAGCTATGAAAGGGTTACTGAGCCTTTGCTGTCATAGCTCATCTCTTTGTGTAGAATTTTGTTCTTGTTTGTCCTAGAATTCTGCAGTACTCTCAATACAAGGACAGAGGTCACAGGATGTTAACCATTAATAATTAAATGCTATAAACTTGAGAAGTTGGCATCTTGATTGGAAAAAGCAGTACCACAAAAATATCCAGGTATCTCACCTTAATCTTTTCATTagcctgcctctgcctggcATGGAGATTGGAGGTTCTTAGCTTGAACGGCTTATTACGAGTTGGCTCTTTGATTTCTTGTCTCCTTACTGTTTTCCTCTGAAACGCCCAATAAAGTTCTTCAAAATCTGGTATTGTTGGATTAACCCTTGGTTTGAAGCTGAAACTTTTGTCCTGTAAGAAGCCAAGTCTTTCCTGCTTAGTTCTGGTGGCAGTTCGGGACTGAGGTTCCCTCCGACAGTTGCTGGTATCTATAGGAGCTACAGAGCTCTTGAGCAAATCCTTTGCTCTCATTTGAATACGGATTTCCCTGTAGAGTTCAGCTTCTAAAGGATCAAAACGAAAGCAATGAGAAGAGTATGAGTGATAAAAGGCTGTGAAATGGCCACTGCCCGAGTCCAAACTTTCCATTATGATGGCAGCTATACATATAGGGAGAGACCAAATCCTGtgctctccttccccccctttttagcccctctctcctctgccttccagggaaaaataattcaaacatGCCAGTAAAACCATGGTAGGGTCTCTTTCTTAGGAATTATTATCTACATATCTATTGGAGCAATAATTGAACAGGACTTCCCCCATTCTTAGGGGTCCCAGGTAACTTGCGCCCTTTGTCTCCTTTGTCTTGCAGAAGTGTTAATCTTCCATACCAGTCCCATGCTTTTTATATGGGACTTACAGCTGTGTTGACTGTGTGGTACAAATGAGTTGTTCAAGTACACTTGTAACAGATGATGGCCTTTCTATGTAATCTCCAGCAATAATTGTCTATATTGGAAAGGCTTTTAAGTAAGGAACATTTGATAGATCACGTTTTGTGATTTCCGTGACAAACTTTCCATACAATATGTTTCAGATTATAGCATCAAACTGCAGTCCTCCCCTGTGCAGCTTCATTTTTGTGAAAATGCAGACAGTTGGCTGGGGGTTGGTTTTTCgcttttagggaaaaaaatactgctgttTGCAAAATAAGATGGTTTGGAGTCAATTTATAGGGATTCATTGCCTCAAGtatgaa encodes:
- the FAM161B gene encoding protein FAM161B, with the protein product MGGRRSPLEAGVPCQAELWGDLGVFEEDEELEGFRREAEVLREKLREALSHTSGNIRQSSSLTDLTSDSAWNQQKPHLFPKSRLRPKSASSPWIPSITIPQPFKMTLREARKKSELMKSYLFLELDKPRDKRQSQDEAECQKQFRAQPVPAHVFLPLYQEIMEQNEIRRQAATQKRKELLLSTQRPFSFLEKEEKKKEAIRQKFLSAAAPNESSKQKQASKKVPKSTYDSLLGDKLKEAELYREIRIQMRAKDLLKSSVAPIDTSNCRREPQSRTATRTKQERLGFLQDKSFSFKPRVNPTIPDFEELYWAFQRKTVRRQEIKEPTRNKPFKLRTSNLHARQRQANEKIKDSQKLSVQKSHSLPGLSSLSSNTLPVHITDATRKRESAIRYAQDNKKEGDKEGIYWLEKHKMKCQAMQKSVNSRAKALDPHKSLEETQKEKSKQNRQNIQDRTKEYRKELEEMQLRVKNRPFLFEQVTKQDARQGAERRYRRTLQQVGLSEEFVRKKGKDATDLLEEESDVHRLPEPRGEKDDCTEQEGVPQEEQSTKGVAA